tcttttttttttttttcttttaattagatGATTTTAGGGAGTACAATTCAATCATTTCACCCCACCTCACTTGCATCATTCATTAACTTCACCTTTTTCTCACTTGTAGTGTCATTTATGTAATCTTCTTTCCCAACCTAAGTCAAACTCTTTTTCCGAAGAGGGTACAACTCCTTTGACAGCACTAAAAGGGAACAACAGTCTATTTATTAGTGATAAATACAGCAACCTTCTTTTTCAAATCCAAAGAGTAGGGGGCTAACTTTTATAATACAGTACTACATATgccaaaataaaattttgagctaTTTGAGATGCACACAAGATGTTCTACAAAGTAAAGCTACCCAGAATTTCGAACAGCACTTAAATGGATGACTTTTAACTTTTAGATTTTATATATAGAAAACATGTTCCCAAACATGCACAGAAGAAGAGACACTCAAGAGAGAGACGTAAACCAGACATGCatgaacaagaaaaaaacaGCACAAGCTTCAGTAGTATTTTTCATGTACATTTCTCTTCtttaatgcttttttttttttttttgttatgcaTATATGTAGAAATCAAAGTCTGGGATAAAACTCAAAACTTTGAGTAATATAACTGGGGTAGTTGGAATTTTGGGCAACTAAAATAATTCCTTATTTTGTAACTGAGCTCTTCACACAGGGAAAGCCAATAGTTGTAAGACTTACAGTGAGAAAAGGCAGCGACTGCTGACAGCAAAGCAGCATCAAATAGAGCACCATCAGCATCCAAACAGTATATGTCCTGATAGTTGGAACAGATAAATCAGACATTTGTTCAGAATATATACGTAAGTATATATGTCTAAGTttggataaaaataaataaataaaaaaagaatatatgTCTAAACAACAAATTAACTGCCATAGGCACTGGCACATAAGATATTTCCAAAGTTTCCATGAAATTTACCAGGTAGACCATCCAAGCAGCTTTTCCACTAATCAAGGATAATTCCTTCAAATTAATCATGCCGGAACTGCAACAACCAAGAAAACTAGTAAATTCacaatatccaagattccaaaTATCAAATGAAGCATCATACCGAAACAGAGCAAGTAGCTATGCAGCATGAAAGCTAAGACAAGAAAAAGATAACGATACCAATATGCAATGCATTGCATTACAGGATTTCAATGCATCAAACTGAACAGAGCAAGTAAGTATACTGCATGAAAGCTAAGACCAGAAAAAGATAATGATTCCAATATGAAATGCATTGGATTACAGTCCTGTACATCACACTCAACAGAGCAAGTAGCCATACTGAATGAAAGTAATACCAGAAAGACAACGATACCAATACAAAATGTTTGGGATTACAGGACTGATTTTCAAAAGATATTGGGAGCCTCAACAGTAGAACTACTTTAGTACATAGAGGATAAGTTGTAATGTTTGCCTCAGTTGAATTACATTGTGTACTCACATAACTGACACAAAGTGATGGAAAAGATTTACACGGATGataaaaagaggaaaagaaaacaaagaaaagatatAATAAAAAGATCAATACTAAATCATATTTTGTATTGAAGTGGTTAGAACATTTGGACTaaacaagagaaagaaaaataaaaataaattgaacaCATCAACTGAAATAAACTCCAGGTAGAAAAGAGAAACAAAGGACATGCCTTAAAATAGTGTCAGATAGCTGTTTTGACACAACAGGTGCTGCCTCAGCTGGCCTGCCAGGCCTTACAATTGGAGAGCAAATTGGAGGCATGTGGAATTCaattgctgaaaaaaaaaatgtggagaACCAGTTAATTACAAGAAAAACGACATCAAGAAAgtaaactcaaaaaaaaaaaaacaacaaaaatttaTCAAGTGGTGCAAGTTAACCTATGCATCCCTCATCTGGTGACTCTTGAGAAGGGGTCATGACTTCCATTTTTATAGCAGCCAACATTGTCTACACACAAAGAAAAAACTCATCAGTGACAAGGCCATATATCTGATTAACAGAAATAAAGCGCACACACAAAGTTAAGCCACTACCGTCGAACCAATTTTTACTAGCGCTGATCCATCCGCAGATGCAACGGCCCCTGCATAAAACGAAACGAAAAAGGGTTCAGCTTACATGTTAAACAAGTTAAGTGAAACTCCATGGTTACTTGACAAGAACTAAATTAACAGTGAATGGGGACTAACCAAGGGCTGAGGAAGTGTCTCTAGCTTTGTCAAGTGGCCTGCCATCAGGGCGTGTGGACTTGGCAAGATGGCTCTCATAAAACCGAAGAGGAAATAGGCGTCTGAAAGCATCGACGTCCAATTCAGACAGCAAACCTCCAGAAGAATCAGGCAATCCCATTCTCTCCTGTCGAGTTTATTATAATGCTATGTGTATCTTGCATTACAAAGTAAAAAGGCATAACCTTAGTACAATAAGCTACAAAACTTGATTGCATTCACTAATAGTAATACAAGATTGTAACGAATTTGGGAGTgaagggaagaaagaaaagaagtaaaatttgaaaaccccaTTTTGGCAAATAGAAAAAGGTACAAGACCCACAAAGGCAAAACCATTTACAAGCTTGTTCCTCCTATATTCCGACCCAGAAAGAAACTGTAAGTTAACCCAGAAGAAGGTTCCGTTTTTGGAACAACAACACAAATCAAAAGCTTGAATGCATGAGAGACAAAGGAGTTGAGAGACAAAGCTGATACGCACCTGTTGGAGCTTCCGAgttgagagagacacacacagaATTTGCGAGACGAAACAAGGAGACACAAAGGCTGTGGAACTGGGCGGGTCAAGTAAATAGCTAGGTTGCTGTGACCATACCCGTTTTACGCTCCGGGGCTCATAACCCATACCCGTTTTCTATCTTTGCTCAATAAAACgtatgtcatttttttttttgaagagataAAACGTGTCATAAaccaaataaatagtttttttttccttttctttttgctaGTCACTCAGTTGTGATGTGATGTTGAAGTTTATATAATTCGGTtgatttgattaaagaaaatgaTCAAATTATATTCGGTTTCTATTTGCCCTGCCTTCCAGTTTTATCAATTTGAGATCGTGTGTAATAAGGGTTTTCGTTTGTAGTCGTTTTCTCTCTACTTCTTTTCTTAATGACCATTTGCTTGGACAAATTTAAGTTCTCTTCTACGGTTTTACCCCATCAATGATTGTTAGGGCTAATTTTTTGTAATAATCACAAATAATTGAAATCAAAGTAATTCGACATCAATCACAATTTTGTTTCAATTCCCTATTCACATAAAACGGAACAAATTTGATCAACTTCCTCTATATACCTGAGATGCATAATAATGTGTAGTGGATTTTCAATGCATGTATCATGTATGAAAGAGATAGATGATTACTAGTTTTTGGTATCGAGTATGCATTTTGGTTATTGCATTTACAAATCTATTAGAAAGTAAACTAATATGGGAATTTTCAAGTGGTTGAGATCGGTCAAGTGGTTTGCTCTCACCACCTTGAGGTGGCGTGGCAATGAAGAGCACTGCTGCAAAAGGTTTAGGGAATGATAATGTTAGGTTACTTCAGATGAGCAATTGGTTAAAGTTGCTGGGAAGATGAACGGGAAGGCTTTTCAACTTGATTTTGTTCAATATCTGATGTACAAAGTAGACATTTATCAATGTACTTCTAGTACCTCAGAAGTTATATGAGTGCAGAACTACAAGTCAGAGAGAACCATTCATCAATGAATGCGTCTTAAACTGCCCACTTCTATTCAGTGTCCATCAAACATGTAGAGGTCAAAGCTCAAAGTGTCAGAGAAGAACAAGAATAATGATTTGTAGCAGACAACACCATTTCCAAATGAAATCATCTGGTATTTGCAATTCCTTACGTACGGCTTGAGCAATGTAAGTGATATTACTCGATTATCTGAGGCAGCTGACTTCAAATTTCATGGCTTGTTCTCCAAAGTTGAATGACACTGATTGATTATCTAGATTTACAGAACACGTCTGAACCATTgatgaaggaaaaaagaaaagctgtTATTTAACTGTTAAGTTCCTGACTGTTTTCATGAATCATGTAAGGAAATAAATTCAAACAAAACCAGTAAAAAGGAAATAATTTCAAACTCAGCAAAGATAAAGGCTTTGAAAGCTAAATAGTTAGAAATATCAGATTCTGCATAGCTAAATAGTTAGAAATATCAGATTCTGCATAGGTAAATAGGTACATAGACTGAACCAGAAAGAAATACTATAGCTACAGACAGGACCATGAGACCATCAACTTTAGAAACTAGGACGAGCATTCAAATGCTGAACTATTGAAAACCCAAGAAAAACTAATAACAGAGTTGTCCTGGCTACATCAATTTGAAGTTGATTGATGGCGCATCACATGGTACACAGTTTGGAAGCAGTGCGTAGAAAACTATGGTGTTCCCATCACCTGAAAATCACACTCCCAAATCCAAGGGGAATCGGTATAGCGTACTGGTGATAGAGGTGGAGAATTGCAAGGAGGTGAGGAGACGGAGGAGTCCTGCTTGACAGGCAGCAAGGTGGATTGATCCTCAGGTATCTCTTCCAAGAACATCGTCAGACTCTcctcctgaaaaatcacaatgTAAAAGATAGATCAATAACTGTTCTGTCCAGAATGATCCAAACTAAACTAACAAAAAGCTATGCTGCAAAAGAAAGCACCTGCAAATTTACCTGAACTTTGGTGAACTGAGAAGCTTTTGGTGGAGATGAAAGAATCTTGAATGGATTTGGTCCATGTATCATCCTAAATATATCCATTTGATCCATGTGGGTAGCCTCTCTCATTGCTTTGATACACTGTTTATGGTCGTGCAGGAAACCTTCCTTCTCAAAATCACAAGAGGATTCCTCTGCCACAGCACTTGAAGCCTTCTGAAGGGGTGGTTTCACCGTGTTAGAAACATCAGATAGTGCCTTGCGGCTGCCACGAGTCTGCACTTTATCCGAGGCTTTAGAAAGGCCTTTCTTATTGCTTGCATCAGCAATGATTTCAGGAACATTGGTGAGAGCAGGTTTTTTTGATGCCTTGGTAAAGTCAGGCTTTCCCCTATTTGATAGATCTCCTAGAGGTTTCCTTCCACCAAGTCCccctttcttggttgatttgaaTGCATCACCCTTTCCTGCAACTGAAGCTCCTGTTGTAGATAATATGGTTAGATCTAAATATCATAAGAAGAATTTTAGACATTGAGGAAAAGCATAAAAATAAACTTGATCACTACCATCAGAGTGAACATTAAGGTTCTGATCCTGAATCAAACGAACTACTTTTGATGCCATTGGTGTACTTTTTGTAGCCAACTGAACTTAACTCTCTGCTAACTGTAGaaacaaatgaaagaaagaaagaaattaaccATTGTATACAATGCATAAACACATATTTAATACCAACTCATGTACAATATGTCCCTTTGTTGTTGTTGCACTCAGCTCGTCCATTGATCGTTTTGTAtggataaaagaaaatatacagTCATAATTCAAAAACTGATTCATGGAAACTTTCCAATGAAAAAATAGTTACCAACATTAAACCAAAAACACCAAAAGTGAGATCACAGATAAGTTATCAGTGAGAAAGTTAAAAGAAGTGGACATACTATAGTATCCCTACATTTACAGAGAAGTAAACAACTAACCAAAATTCTCCACTGAGATCACAGCCTAGTTTCCAGTTTAAACCAAAAAgatgaaccaaaaaaaaaaaactgcaattCAGTAAATCTAGTCTTAGATCAAAATCTTCTATAAACCCATTTCAGAACCGCAtatgaaaacccaaaaaaagaTACCATCTGAATCTTAATTCTTGATTGTTGATgcttatttgttattaattaaGAAAACCCATTTCTATCAGACCCTGGAGTAATGTTCTTACTCCCCCCAATTCACAGAATCCGGTCTCAAATTAAAATCTTGATACATATACAGAAAACCCCGAAAAGAATTCAAACCCCAATAAGAAAACCCATCCCATTAATCTTATGACTGACCCTATTTCCAATCTCCACGAACCCTAAGAAATAAAATCGACTATTCAACATTCAATTCTTAAGGATTTCCTCAATTGAAGACTGACTCGAACAAACAAAACCCTAAGAAATGAagtaaaatcagaaaaaaaattataaagaaaCAGAGGAAACTGACCGAATGAGTATGAAATCCGTGAAGAATGCTGGGATTGTAGAGCGGATTTGCCGAAATTGCTAAGTTCGTCTtggaatttgaaaattttgtttcccagttttttttttttttgttaatcttTTCTTTTCGGTCTTCCTTGGGGTTTATATAGAAACGGATGATGGGGTTCCAACGGTAACTCCTTGTGTTATTACGCTAATGCTCCTCTTTTCAATGTTTAATTACAATACACCTatccttccttttctttttctttttatttatttattattaccTTTTATAAATGAGATTTCAATCAAGACCTCACAAATCAATATTTCTAATTTGTGATGATTTCATGATACCCTACACTTCAACGGCACACCCTTGCTGTTATTGGCGAGATGAGACAATTTTAGACATAGTCACTCACATGACAACTTTTGAAATCTAAACCAAAGTAATGGCTAGACAAGaagatagaagaaaaaaattatagttGCAGAAAATAAGCTAAAAAGAAGTCAACTAATGAAGAGTAAAttaaaaaagggtttttgtcaatttacctcatttctagggatttttttcccacttactccattaagtttttttaattctctctcagCACattctaagggagtcttccctaataccccattaagatttttttttttgttttaatttttttttaatacaattttacccttcACCTCTTtgtctcttacccaatacactctaagggagtcttccctaataccccattaagatttttttttttgt
Above is a genomic segment from Rosa chinensis cultivar Old Blush chromosome 3, RchiOBHm-V2, whole genome shotgun sequence containing:
- the LOC112195134 gene encoding exosome complex component RRP43, yielding MGLPDSSGGLLSELDVDAFRRLFPLRFYESHLAKSTRPDGRPLDKARDTSSALGAVASADGSALVKIGSTTMLAAIKMEVMTPSQESPDEGCIAIEFHMPPICSPIVRPGRPAEAAPVVSKQLSDTILSSGMINLKELSLISGKAAWMVYLDIYCLDADGALFDAALLSAVAAFSHLQIPVVSMNDEGKVVVMSEENEGGKEPVNKEKRKLTLCSIPFSLTCILYKNYILADPTAEEESIMETLVTVVLDSSGQLVSLYKPGGSVLAYTSAIQDCVALTRQRVRELQTILDEATAGMEVD
- the LOC112193262 gene encoding protein PATRONUS 2 isoform X2 yields the protein MASKVVRLIQDQNLNVHSDGASVAGKGDAFKSTKKGGLGGRKPLGDLSNRGKPDFTKASKKPALTNVPEIIADASNKKGLSKASDKVQTRGSRKALSDVSNTVKPPLQKASSAVAEESSCDFEKEGFLHDHKQCIKAMREATHMDQMDIFRMIHGPNPFKILSSPPKASQFTKVQEESLTMFLEEIPEDQSTLLPVKQDSSVSSPPCNSPPLSPVRYTDSPWIWECDFQVMGTP
- the LOC112193262 gene encoding protein PATRONUS 2 isoform X1, with the protein product MASKVVRLIQDQNLNVHSDGASVAGKGDAFKSTKKGGLGGRKPLGDLSNRGKPDFTKASKKPALTNVPEIIADASNKKGLSKASDKVQTRGSRKALSDVSNTVKPPLQKASSAVAEESSCDFEKEGFLHDHKQCIKAMREATHMDQMDIFRMIHGPNPFKILSSPPKASQFTKVQVNLQEESLTMFLEEIPEDQSTLLPVKQDSSVSSPPCNSPPLSPVRYTDSPWIWECDFQVMGTP